The sequence below is a genomic window from Marmota flaviventris isolate mMarFla1 chromosome 9, mMarFla1.hap1, whole genome shotgun sequence.
ATCATAACATTTTACCCCTGACCCAAAACCTCATGACTGACAcataatgcaaaatgcatttcatcAATTGCCAGGAGTCCCAAAGTCTTAAGTGTtccagcattgcccaaaagtACAACTCCAAAATCTCATGAGACTCAAGGTAAGCTCTTAGTTATGAGagtgaaaatcaaaagcaaattgcATATATCTAATATACAATggaaccaaataaatatttcctttccagaaaggagaaataggggtatagaaagaaaaaaaaaatgggaccaAATCAAGACCAACATCCAGCTGGGAAAACATCTATTATGTACTCACAACTACTTTGCtatttggcatttttattttaatatttgtttgtttatctatttgcatgtttatacaaacatgaagAAGTGTTTGGAATAACTTGGATGGAATGCTCAATCCTTAGGCCCAATATCTCATATTGgaaatattaatttaagaaaCATGGTCACATTATACAATGCTTTGAAGAAGTGAATGTTTGTAGAGGACAGATGATCACTTGACTGGGGCTGACAGTGTGGAATAAGGAAATGAAATCTTGAAAGAAGTGATGGAGATGAATTTGATAATTTCATTACAAGATATTCTTTACCAAGgtcattttaattcctttttatagCTTTATCAAGTTggacttttttgctttttaaatgttatgaTTGTCCGTCTGAAGACTTCTCTAGTTGTTCAACTCTCTGCCtagatttattttctctgaattatttTCAACATGAAACTGACCTTTGCCATCCAAGGGAGACTTTCTTCTGCACACCGCATTTAGATATTTTGCTTTCATCATCTCTTTTTATTCCAGGGTTGTTTTGAGGCCAATTGTCACTTATTTAATTCATGTTAATAAattaatgtattaattaattaatttaactagaatttaatatttactaatttataaactcataaattcacaataaaacataaggcacaaaaatatgtaaaaggcAGTTAATATGCATTTactaaattataatataattgaAGTAATGCATGAATAAAAGTACAAGCAAATAAAACTTTGAGAAAATTAATATGTGAGGATAATCTTTTCAGAGATGAATATAATATGttaattcaaaatgaataatCAAGCACAACATGTTTGTACAGCTGCAACATTTTCTTATAATTAGACTTTAGCCAAAACTTATTCAATAAACCATGTGAAAAAATTATTCTGTGTATCAtgcaatatattaaaaagttttcaCATTAAATATGCACATATGGACAGATATTACGATTACTTAAATccaccttttctttttcactctttgCAGGGCCTCTTTCACATCCTTGTTGCGTAGGCTATAAATCAAAGGGTTCAACATGGGAATGATGAGGGTGTAGAACAGTGAGGCCATTTTGTCTTGATCTAGAGAGTAGGAAGAACTTGGCCGGAAATACATGAAGAGTATAGTGCCCTGGAAAACTGCAACGGTAGTCAAGTGGGAAGCACAGGTGGAGAAAGCTTTGAGCCTCCCATTAGCAGAGCGGATCTTTAAGACTGATGAGATGATGTAGCCATAAGAGACCAGGACTCCAGAAATGGTACTTAGTTCAATGAAACCAAAAATAGTGAATATTGCTAACTCGTTGATCTGTGTGTCAGAGCAAGACAGTAACAGGAGAGGAGGgacatcacagaagaaatgattaaTCTCATTAGACTCACAGAAACATAAGCGGAATGTTAATGTCGTGTGTATCAAAGCATCTCCCAGGCCCACAAGGTAAACTCCAGCCATGAGCAAGTAGCAAACCCTACTGGACATGTTGACTGTGTACAGCAAGGGGTTGCTGATGGCCTTATACCTATCAAACGCCATCACTGCCAGCAGCAGACACTCGGAATCAGCAAAGGTACATAAGATCAAGAACTGCAGAGCACAGCCAATGAAGGAAATTGATTTGTTCTTGGCAAATATGTCCACCAGCATCTTAGGTCCAATTGCTGTGGAATAGCAGAGGTCACAGAAAGAGAGGTGGCTGAGGAAAAAGTACATTGATGTATGAAGCTGGGGATCCATTCTAACTAAGAAGATCATTCCAAGATTTGCCAGAAGATTAatgagataaataaatagaaacacagCAAATAGAGTGCTTTTCATCTCAGGGTTAATAGTAATTCCCATGAAAATAAATCCAGTCTGTGAGGAACAATTTCCTCTGTCCATTCTTCTTTGCCTAaacttttgagaaaataattaaaaaaaaaaaagattcatgttTCATTCTTTACATACAGGCTGTACCTATATAGCAGAACACCGtttgtttctgatatttttctttttagtctcaGAAAAACACCCGTTtatttgtcactttttaaaaaacaattgcaTCTGCTTGAcaatattcataataaatatgAGACAGCAggtgaaaattttttatttaaatttgaatgtCATTCAAGAAACGTATGACTTTCTACAACTTCATTACTTTCTCTGGATTTTACCTTCTTATGTTAAGAGTATATTTTTACTCTACTGAAACCTGTATTCATCTtccaaataaatggaagaaacaCTAGATAAACTATTGCAGTTGGAGAATTGACAACATTCACATTAGACTAAAAGGGTAATTTCAATGacatcagttttaaaaaatcattttcgaTTTAAAAGATCATTGTAGTAGTTCTAGGAGTATTAAGCGTATCACTGACTACTGAAACTGAAAAATGTTATTCTACTGTTATTACATGTGGCTTTTAGTAtttgtgaaatataaaataaatattcatttatttctgtattttttaaaatgttgtatgaTTTTACCACAATGATTGTTGCCTCTTTTTAGACATAATATGGAATTAAAGGATAACCTACTGACAATGcaaagaaaaatgctaaaaagACAGTAAAACCACCttaatttaatacatatatttacatttcaacTAGATCTTAAATGggcacatatatttaaaaaaagaaagaaaaagaataaggatTTTTGACTAGGCATGTTTTACTTAAGCATAAGTGAATTTATGTACTTGTAAAGTAATTGCAAGTGTGTATGATTCCTAACTGGAATATGAGAAATAGTGAGGGATAGATATaaattggatttttgtttttatgctttgggactaagtaaaaatattatatgaCTCATACAGAGTTGAAATTACATATATGATTGCTTGTAATGCAGTACTTcaaatatctattaaataaacaacaaaacagaaaaataacaacaaaaccactTAAATTGATGTAAATACCTATATAGTATAAAGcaagtaaatatttgtttataatatatattaaaataaaattagtaaatagGAAATTTAATGGATAGGAGATTTACTCATGTCTTCCAGTTTTGAGAAGAAATCATCATTTTTGATCATTAAGCCAGAATTTATGGAACACAGTAACCTGGCATAAAATGATTCATttacagatgtctttttttttaatgtcatttcttTAAACCTCAAGTCTTTGAGTTTGGAAACTCAGGAACTTAATCTGACATGAACTTACCTGACATTCTTTGATAACTGAACCTTAAGCAGGTAGCATGGAATTATACCAGGTAAATTTGGGGACTTAACTCTCTGAGGCTATTCCCTCAGGCTTTGCTGTTATGCAAACTTATGACTTAATTATATTTATGACTCTTTATTTTCCCCTCTGAATACATCCACATCTTTATGAAAGATTGAGTTTTTATTATTGACTATCATCAGCAAACTGATCTATGACAGAATGAAAGCTGCGAGTAAATTTTATGGcgcaaaatacataaaatacatacataccttTTACTATAAAATATGATCTATGTCATTCTTGTCTAGTTAAAGCAGAATTTGAGGGAATTCAGCCCCCCCCCAAGTTAGTCATTTCAAACacctttcttttgttcatttttctgctttttaaaatagtgtcCATAGTCTTAATGAATATGTAATGACTAAGTAACTTTACTAATATTTAATGAAAGTATTAGTTCCTTTCCGTGATAATTAtaatgagatataattcatattttataaatcgTAcacttataatataaaaatttccttGGATGTAGTATATCCACAAGGTTATGTAGCCTTTAACACTCTCTGCTTCCAGAACATTTTTTAACACCTCAGTAAAAAACACATCTATTTGGGGTCACTTGCCTTCTCTCCTAACCCTGGTCCTTAGAAACTTTACTTTCTGGTTCTATGTGTTCACTTATCCTAAGCATAAACAGTCATCTAATATATGCCCTTTTTTGTCAGTCTTCCCTCATTTAGCATATCTTTGTCATAATATATCAATGTTGCAGCTTGTTTCTGAATCTCGTTCCTTTTTATGACTGCATagcatttcattttatgaataagaGACCCTTTGATTATCTATTTCTACTGGATGGATATTTTGggtgtttctattttatttgttttagtaatAATGCTGTAACTACTCATATCAATAGCAATAATAAGGGACATATTTTTCACCCACGATTGTCACATTCCATCCCAACCATGTGCCATCCATCCACATATCTTAGATTTTATGATTATGGTGCATACTCTATAGTAAATACACTGCTTTTTGAATTATGTGTAATTCATCTATATGAGGATTTCTCTACTAAATTTAAGCCTCaaggaataatatatatatatatatatatatatatatatatatatatatatatatatattatatatttgtttgtattCTCTATAATCAGCACTAAAAGATTTCATAGAGTTAATTGCTTACTattttttttggctattttagAGAACAGTGATCAAAAGTTAAATGTATACTGTGTTTGCAggattttttgtattaatatacTTTATATGTGTAAGAATGATTCACTTAAATATTGTACATAGATAAAATCTTCCTAAAAAACAGTTACAAATGTTTTGTGAAAGTGATTTCATTTTCTACTATTCATACTAATTCTTTGCTAACTTGGTTAATACTGGAAGACTGAATTCTATACTCTTCAAATATCACATATCAAGAGATTAttcatatttcttgaaagttgttctatcactgaaatattttatttgactGGGCTACCTCTAAAGGATCCAGAGCCAACCCCTGCTTCACATTGATCTGATTGAAATTTCTTACATTATTCTATATAGGtgttattaaataatttgtttggtttttgcacAGCAGAAACAAAAGGAGATCACGCATATAGtcacttttctttaaatgttaattaaatgtTAACTTAGGAATAGAAGAAGTTAAAAATTTCTGCAATTATAATTTTCACAGATTAAAAATAGCTATAAGCATTCAGATGCATCTCCTTAGACCACAGTGTCAATTTAGCCTCCCTTCAAAGTTTCGTTGTCATTTACTTgctctgaccaaaaaaaaaaaaaaacatagaaatcaTTCTAGGTCATGCTATTTCCAGTCTTTAAGAAATTATACTGAGGGTGTAACAAGCTATTACCTAATGAGCTAAAGTATCTGTGTGAATCACTCTGTGACTCCATGGGGAGTTCAAGAGGACCAGATGAGACTCTTTCTAGAGACATTCACATGCTTATGTCACTTGTGTGACACTTTTTCACCTCTCTCAGATGTCTACTGAATACCATAGTCAATAGAAAGACCAGCAGAATAATGATAGTGGTTAATTTGAGCCCTCTGTTCTAGAACTTTATATAGCAAAAGTTACCTATAACAATGTGGAAAGAATATAATTAGATATACACTTTTTCAGAAAGTACTTATttttaacactagctctatataaGTATATACACATAATCTGTTATAGTGCATGGATTTATGGAGATATGCATGTGTCTGTTTTGTCACAGACtgaagaaagcatttgacaaccTTAGATCTGACAAAGGACTTGCAGTCAGAATATGAAGAACTCACAGCAATAATAAGGAAATAACCAATCATATAAAAAAATGGAGCAGAGATTTCAATAGAAACTTCTCCATAGAAGATCTTTGGATGGAAAGTTAATGTATGAGAAGATAAAAAGCATCTATCATTATTAGGGAAGTGATAATTAAAGCCAAAATAAGATATCATGACATACCTGCAATAATACATgagctaaaattttaaaaaatcatatgtacCATTAATGAAACTACTGTGGAATATGACCTTTCATGAACTTCTGGTGGGCAGTTATAATGTTGCATTTTGGAATACATGTGGGCAATTTCTATGAATGTTACCCAGACTTGTGCTGCAATACAACTATTTTGTTTCTGTGTATTACCTAAGTCAAGCCCCATGTTCATACAATGTTTTCTTAATGGACATTTATAGCTTTGGTTTCTAATAACCCAAACGTTGGGAATAACTCAAATCTATCAATGTGAGTGGTTGCACAAAGTGTAGAATATTCCTATActacaaatatacacataaataaaaaggataaatcaCAGAAACATGCAATagcatgaatgaatctcaaaataattgtgATGTTTAGGAGAAAACACacttgagatatatatatatatatatatatatatatatatatatatatatatatatatatatatatactgcatACTTCcacttataaaaattatatcagaatAAAATCTAATCTATATAGGTGACAAATTATGTATCAATGCAAAATGCTTATAAAATGCATGTGGTTTCCTGAGGTGATAtgaaaagaacagataaaaaaaatggtGCAAGGAAATTTTAGGTGATGATTGATTTTTTCCTTGTCTTATTGTactcatatttaaaacaaaaatatatggcagaaagaaaactgaaaggaaaaactaGTGAATAGGATTGATTAGTATCTTTATATTCATCCAAtaatctcatttcattctttaaatggAACCTGTTAGAAATCTGGTAGCCTGTACTTAACTCAGTTATTTGGTTAAGTCACTTAGTCTGATTTATCTGAAAactattcaaatatttgttgctTAGTTTCCTTACCAAAAACAACCGGTCTAAAAAATTCCTAAGAAAATTTCCAGCAGTAAAAGATGGTGAATGAATTCCAAAAGCAAGGTATGTAAGGCTATAAGATTTagaaattatatgaaatgatAGCTATGTGAACCTACTTTCTATAGTAATCATTTTACTACCAAAGGTTTCTGGTaacatcatacatatatattaaatatacataataaaatttattttaaaaaataatttgaaattttttttctaaattttcactAACAGGGAACATAGATGTGATTTTCGGAGACATTTGGTTTCCATTAATAGTCTTAATAAATGtaacaatgtaaaaatatatagtttgaaATTAGTGcagtaatattaaataaaagatattaaataattgTCAGAATTCACTTTAtggttctttgttttttaaagcctaactaaaatatttttataattaagatTTGATATATTTGCTACTTTTTAATAccgcttttaaaaattttcttttacaatGAAGGATGCCACAGTAATACTCTAAAATGTTATATTCTAACATTGAGGTTCTGGGagaaaattcatttaatactTGAAATGAATCAGAAAGATTATGAAAATGAAACTCTCTGAGAAGTTGACCTACCCAAGGTTTCCTAACTACTGACAGATAGGTTTAAGGACCAGTCATTTAAGTAAGGAATTCAGCATCTTTGTTCTATTTTAGCCTAGATTTCACACAGCTCTAAggaattcctttcttctttagaaGGGAAAATAAAGACTTGTTATTccagaagtactttggattaggcagaaggAAGTGAAGGAACGGGAtagggtatgggggtaggaaatagaagaataaataggacattattaccctatgtacatatatgattacatgaactgaatgattctacatcatgtacaaccagaagaatgagaagttatactccatatatgtatgatgtgtcataatgcattctactgtcacatataagtAATGAgaataaacttaaagaaaaaaatcacagttatGACTTCTTAAGAATAGGATAAATTACATAGTGAATCGTGATTTTTGAAGCTAACAAAGAGGATATACATTGATTGAAGTTTATCCTTTACATTTGTGAGGCAAAGAACAATAATTCTGTCACAGAAGAACTGTGAAATCTGCTGATGCTAATATAAGCAGAACCCCAACCTGTCCTTACAAGTCTGTACCATTACATATAATACTATTTATTTGCAAATGAATCAATAGAATCAGAAAACAACTGCTATTTCTGTACCCACACACTAAGGGGAAAAGGTGCGATTTGTGCAGCTTTTACAAGGTGATTAGTCACTATCACTTGATGCTGATGACAGATGAAAGACTTTAGAAAATTGAAGATAAAGCTCAGATTCAGAGTCGGAGCATTTTGAGGGTGTTGTTATTTAATGTGAGTAACACTAAGGACAGAGGTGAtcaattttcaattaaatttttaaaaatcagaactcATGCATTGAACTGCACTAATCATAGACATGCTTAGTTTTTATCAATCAGTATATTCACTGGAtttagaatttattcattttatagggTTTTTTTGGCTTTTGTCAGTACAGATTATTcgtttatattatttcatttatttatttattttggtgcatCTCAACTATACAAACTGGTATTTGTTGTGGCATATTGCAATATATGAATCcacaatttgatcaatttcactccccaATAATTCTCACTCTCTGCCCTTCCTCCTCAGAACCCCTGCCTCTACCCCAATTGTCACCCTTCTACTTTGATGGAGTCCCTTTATTTCCCTATGTTTTCCATCTAGCTTGCACATCTGAAGGAAAACATACAGTATTTTCTCTCTGACTTATTTCTCACAGAATTATGATTTCAATTACCATcctttttttctacaaatgacaGAATGCCATTCTTATTTGTGAATGAATAAAACCCCAGTGTGAAtagagaacattttctttatccattcatctgtggataATCACATAGATTGAAATAATAACTTAGCTATTATttattgtgcttctataaacatagGTAAGCATAGACCACTAAATtttgctgatttatttatttttttgtgtgttttagtGTGGAGGAGTGAGGTAGCTAGGTCATATAGAAGATTTATTATAGCTTTTTGAAGCTCCTCTACATTGACTTCCATaatagctgtactaatttatattcccacatACAAGATAGTTCCTTtcctctgcatcctcaccagagTTTATGGTTATTTGCATGCTTGAGGATTGTCATTCTAATTGAGGTGAGGtggatctcagtgtagttttgatttgtatttccctaaggGCTATACATAATAAGAGACAAAAATGGTAAAATTACATCAGATACAACTGAAATCAGAAGGAATTTATATACTACTTTGAGGTATTATGTTCCAATAAACTGAAACATAtgtaaaaaatggataaatttctagacacatgtgATTCACCAAAACTGACCAAAGACAAcaaagaagatatagaaaacctaaagagACCAATAAAAAGATGGATTTATAGCTGAATTTTACTAGTTGTTTAAAGAATTAATTCCAAGACTCCTTAAATTACTCCATGAAATTGAGAGAAAAGGAATGCTTCCAACACCATTTTATGAAGCCTGTATCACCTTGATAGCAAAACTGGAAAAGAACACTTTAAGAAAACTACAAATGAACATACTTGATGAAAATAGATGCataaatcctcaataaaatataagaaaagagaaagagacttcCACAAcacatttgttatggtttagatgtggggCGTCCCACCTAACTAGTatgggacaatgcaagaaagtttagaggtgagaaATTGGGTTATAACAGCATTAATTTTATTAGTCCATTAATcaactgatagggattaactgggtggtaaccgtaGGCAGGCTATTGGGAGCATGCCTTTAGGATATATACTTTGTCTCTGGTAAGCAGAGCTTAGTCTTTCTCCGCTTTCTTGCTGTCAGGTCCTGACTACTTTCCTCCACCaagctcttctgccatgatgttctccctctaTGGCACAGAGCAGCCATtagccatctatggattgagacctctgaaactgtattAACGaaacctttaaaattgttcttctcaggtcttttggttacagcagcaaaaaaagcttactaaaacaacattaaaaaatcatatacCATAATCAAGTTGACTGCAGTCCAGGGATGCAATACAATGCTGGTTCAATgaaatcaaatcaataaatgccATACACCACACAAATAGAAACAAGGacaataaaaggaagaagaagaaaaaaagcaggataatttcaatagataaagaaaaagcctttgacaaaatatatccactatttatgataaaaaccTTGAAGAAAGTAGGGGTAGAAGAAACTTACATGAATACAATAAAGGCTATGCATAACAAACACAAAGTCAACATCATATTGGATGGGTTAAAATGAACACTATTTTCTATAATATTGGGAATAAGATAAGAATATGCACTCTCACATTCCTATTCAATATAGAAGTTGAAATTTTAGAACACTTActcaagataaagaaataaaagggatacagataagaaagaaataagtcaaattatGTCAATTTGCAGGTTATTTATCCTATGGTTAGAAGATTAAAAGTTTCACCAAGAGTGTCCAGGGTATTATTAACACTTTCATCTTTACTCTGTCATGGTTCCATCTAGGAGCACCCTAGATAATGAAGTGGGAATGTGACACACTGAAGATGGAAATCCTTCTCCTGGGATTCAGTGACCATCCAGAACTTCTAAATCTTCTTTTTGCTGTGTTCTTTTCCATCTACTCTGTTCCCTAATGGGGAATCTTGGGATGATTTTACTAATCCCCACCAGTTCCCACTTG
It includes:
- the LOC114079354 gene encoding olfactory receptor 5W2-like, which produces MDRGNCSSQTGFIFMGITINPEMKSTLFAVFLFIYLINLLANLGMIFLVRMDPQLHTSMYFFLSHLSFCDLCYSTAIGPKMLVDIFAKNKSISFIGCALQFLILCTFADSECLLLAVMAFDRYKAISNPLLYTVNMSSRVCYLLMAGVYLVGLGDALIHTTLTFRLCFCESNEINHFFCDVPPLLLLSCSDTQINELAIFTIFGFIELSTISGVLVSYGYIISSVLKIRSANGRLKAFSTCASHLTTVAVFQGTILFMYFRPSSSYSLDQDKMASLFYTLIIPMLNPLIYSLRNKDVKEALQRVKKKRWI